One genomic segment of Candidatus Thermodiscus eudorianus includes these proteins:
- a CDS encoding 50S ribosomal protein L18: MGRGPRYRVPWRRRREGKTNYYKRLKLIASGKPRMVVRRTLKYIIVQFAEAKIEGDKMIAVAHSRELVKKYGWLGGTGNTSSAYLTGLLAGYRALLAGVEEAVLDIGLADPVPGSRVFAALKGALDAGLKIPHSEEILPSMERIRGEHIALWAEELAEKNPEKYRIQFSKYLEKGLKPEGLPSHFDEVLEKIKREHEVKLARTRIAKGGEE, encoded by the coding sequence ATGGGGCGCGGACCTAGATACAGGGTACCCTGGAGGAGGAGGAGAGAAGGTAAGACCAACTACTACAAGAGGCTAAAGTTGATTGCGTCAGGCAAGCCTAGGATGGTGGTAAGGAGGACTCTCAAGTACATAATAGTACAGTTCGCCGAAGCCAAGATAGAAGGGGACAAGATGATCGCCGTCGCGCATAGCAGAGAGCTTGTCAAGAAATACGGGTGGCTTGGAGGAACGGGTAACACCTCTTCCGCATACCTGACGGGGCTACTAGCGGGATATAGAGCGCTACTTGCCGGTGTAGAGGAGGCTGTCCTCGATATAGGCCTAGCTGATCCCGTCCCGGGATCGCGTGTATTCGCAGCGTTGAAGGGAGCCCTAGACGCTGGATTAAAGATCCCCCATAGCGAGGAGATACTTCCTTCCATGGAGAGGATACGAGGCGAGCACATAGCGTTATGGGCCGAGGAACTCGCCGAGAAAAACCCGGAAAAATATCGAATACAGTTCTCTAAATATCTAGAGAAAGGCCTAAAACCCGAGGGACTACCCAGCCATTTCGACGAGGTGCTAGAGAAGATTAAACGCGAACACGAAGTCAAACTCGCACGAACCCGAATCGCTAAAGGAGGTGAGGAGTAG
- the rpsE gene encoding 30S ribosomal protein S5 encodes MASPSLENWVPRTKVGRLVLEGKITSLEEIFRRNLPLLEPEIVDYLIGEQLQHEVIDVSIVQKMTDAGRVTKFRAVVVIGNGDGYVGLGKGKARQFREAINKALRNAKLNITPVRRGCGSWECTCGESHSVPFTVRGKSGSVEVILKPAPKGTGLVAGDVAKKVLRLAGISDLWTFTKGETRTSYNFARAVFLALRNTYRFMTPLDWYRS; translated from the coding sequence ATGGCTAGCCCTAGTTTAGAGAACTGGGTTCCGCGAACCAAAGTGGGAAGACTGGTTCTAGAAGGTAAGATCACAAGCCTCGAAGAGATCTTCCGGAGGAACCTTCCACTATTAGAACCAGAGATAGTCGACTACCTAATAGGAGAACAGCTACAGCACGAGGTAATCGACGTCTCTATAGTACAAAAAATGACCGATGCTGGGAGGGTAACCAAGTTCAGGGCCGTCGTTGTTATAGGAAACGGTGACGGATACGTTGGCCTCGGAAAAGGAAAAGCACGTCAATTCAGGGAGGCGATCAACAAGGCGTTGAGAAACGCAAAACTAAACATTACTCCCGTGAGGAGGGGCTGTGGAAGCTGGGAGTGCACTTGTGGTGAGTCTCATAGCGTCCCCTTCACGGTCAGGGGGAAGAGTGGTAGCGTCGAGGTAATCCTGAAACCCGCGCCGAAAGGCACCGGCCTGGTTGCAGGAGACGTTGCAAAGAAGGTCTTAAGGCTAGCTGGAATCAGCGACCTGTGGACCTTTACAAAGGGAGAGACCAGGACCAGCTACAACTTCGCTAGGGCAGTCTTCCTAGCCCTTAGGAACACATACAGGTTCATGACGCCGCTAGACTGGTATAGATCCTAG
- a CDS encoding 50S ribosomal protein L30: MPLYVVIRLRGQADVNPDTERTLYLLRLRQKYAASLYHSSLPGIENMLRKVQDWATWGEIDRDTLIKLLRTRGRLIGDKPLTDEWVKTNLGLEKGIPELADKLLSGEIHYHRLEEKGVKPFFRLHPPRGGFRRTIKRHYTNSGELGYRGTDINKLLVKMI, from the coding sequence TTGCCATTGTACGTTGTAATTAGATTAAGAGGACAAGCGGACGTGAACCCTGATACAGAACGAACCCTCTACTTATTACGGCTGAGGCAGAAATACGCGGCGTCACTATACCACAGTAGCCTGCCTGGTATCGAGAACATGCTGAGGAAAGTACAAGACTGGGCTACATGGGGTGAAATCGATAGAGACACCCTCATAAAGCTCCTGCGTACAAGGGGGCGACTCATAGGAGACAAGCCCTTAACAGACGAGTGGGTAAAGACTAATCTAGGTCTGGAGAAGGGAATCCCCGAACTAGCTGATAAGTTACTGAGCGGAGAGATACATTATCATAGGCTTGAGGAAAAAGGCGTTAAACCATTCTTTAGACTGCATCCGCCTAGGGGAGGATTCAGGAGAACCATAAAACGCCACTACACTAACTCCGGAGAACTCGGCTATCGGGGAACCGATATAAATAAACTATTAGTAAAAATGATATAA
- a CDS encoding 50S ribosomal protein L15 → MVVRRRKKTRKLRGRSRTMSWGQIGQHRKSGSRGGRGAAGLGKHEWTWTIKYAPRWFGKHGFNPPRIRVGYKPKLINLDELSELFDKLARKGGLNYEGDMPVINLIELGYNKLLGFGKITKPVKVIVPKASKSAIEKIEEAGGEVVLLSSTEE, encoded by the coding sequence ATGGTGGTGAGGAGAAGGAAAAAGACCAGGAAGCTAAGAGGACGATCAAGGACCATGAGCTGGGGTCAAATAGGCCAGCATAGGAAGAGCGGTTCAAGAGGTGGGAGAGGCGCTGCAGGGCTCGGAAAACATGAGTGGACGTGGACGATAAAATACGCTCCAAGATGGTTCGGGAAACACGGGTTCAACCCGCCCAGGATAAGAGTAGGCTACAAGCCTAAGCTAATTAACTTAGACGAGCTCTCAGAGCTCTTCGACAAGCTGGCTAGAAAAGGAGGACTAAACTACGAAGGCGACATGCCGGTCATCAATCTCATAGAGCTAGGATACAACAAGCTCCTAGGCTTCGGAAAAATAACCAAACCAGTTAAGGTCATTGTCCCAAAGGCAAGCAAATCCGCTATAGAAAAGATAGAAGAAGCCGGGGGGGAAGTCGTACTCCTGTCGAGCACCGAGGAATAA
- a CDS encoding acyl-CoA thioesterase: MTNECIRELSISETLVETVHLVSPTHINPLGILHGGVGLRWMITTASMAAMRVARGPAFIAHLDHVFFINPVHLGHNAVITSWVEYIGRSSIELTTLMEEENPATGDRVLTTAAHMTYVAVDESIKPRRVPTCLTPKGPLERELHERAKQRREQRGPRLNPQDLNPPKSIHPEAQLTSYKLVNPEDTLALNAMHGGRLMYLMDELAGITAIKYSKGIMVTAGVDATDFVSPIWVGDILEIHTAVTYVGNTSVEVTVKAITENPSGDVKRHATTSYFTLVHLGADGKPRPVPPFKPREPWQRELYERARERRRQRSELLKFFKQEIKYIKPPKIK, translated from the coding sequence GTGACGAATGAATGTATACGGGAGTTGTCTATCTCAGAAACACTAGTCGAGACAGTCCATCTGGTGAGCCCGACACACATAAACCCACTAGGGATATTACACGGCGGTGTTGGGCTCAGGTGGATGATCACAACAGCTAGCATGGCAGCTATGCGCGTCGCCAGGGGACCCGCATTCATAGCCCATTTGGACCACGTGTTCTTCATCAATCCCGTGCATCTAGGACACAATGCCGTCATAACTAGCTGGGTCGAATATATAGGTAGAAGTAGTATTGAGCTCACCACACTCATGGAAGAAGAAAACCCGGCTACAGGCGATAGAGTGCTTACGACAGCAGCACACATGACTTACGTTGCAGTCGACGAGTCCATAAAGCCCAGACGCGTTCCCACGTGCCTAACCCCAAAGGGTCCTCTTGAGAGAGAACTGCATGAGAGGGCTAAGCAGAGGAGAGAACAGAGGGGACCGAGGTTAAACCCCCAGGACCTAAACCCGCCCAAGTCGATCCACCCAGAAGCCCAATTAACCTCGTATAAACTGGTAAATCCCGAGGACACTCTCGCATTGAACGCAATGCATGGCGGAAGACTCATGTACCTTATGGACGAGCTAGCCGGGATCACCGCCATCAAATACTCTAAGGGGATAATGGTTACAGCTGGCGTCGACGCGACCGACTTTGTATCCCCGATCTGGGTCGGTGACATACTGGAGATACACACGGCTGTTACCTACGTTGGCAATACTAGTGTCGAGGTCACAGTCAAGGCTATAACTGAGAACCCTAGCGGCGACGTGAAAAGACATGCCACGACAAGTTATTTCACGCTTGTACATTTGGGGGCCGACGGAAAGCCAAGGCCTGTCCCGCCTTTCAAGCCTAGGGAACCCTGGCAGAGGGAGTTGTATGAAAGAG